In the Terriglobales bacterium genome, one interval contains:
- a CDS encoding GGDEF domain-containing protein, with amino-acid sequence MWQEPASGFRIRRFGDSANQTNHERYPPPAVRAAIIEPTDLPKETGSLPPSFKSLSALLAPGALLVAALVGLHVTAARPAVREFLDFYPYIVLVLGALLALRFHSSRSLFALAALALAARYSLPAAPAVTRGFVAVLLPMNLAAITCVRERGVLTPAAAVRIGTLACQAVLVSVLSRPEIAWTHWIAHPLLPWAAATLAGFMVLLRFVAVADPLTAAFLWCVPSYLVAQAANSTPMRNAVFATAGAVVLLGLVERGYRLAYHDALTGLPGRRAFDEMAAELPEIYSVALVDVDHFKKFNDLYGHETGDQVLRMVASRLARVGDGGRAFRWGGEEFVLVFPGRTVDQALDEADEIRQAIADSSFVVRSPDRRKKGPNDRGPVRMTEKEAAVTVSMGLADPARGRLTVDQVVHVADQALYFAKESGRNRIETMRSLVRHRKAAGVGKLRSAQ; translated from the coding sequence GTGTGGCAAGAACCGGCAAGCGGTTTTCGAATTCGGCGCTTCGGCGATTCGGCAAACCAGACGAACCACGAACGCTATCCTCCGCCCGCGGTCCGCGCGGCCATAATCGAACCGACCGACCTGCCGAAGGAGACCGGTTCGCTGCCGCCGTCGTTTAAGTCGCTGAGTGCCCTCCTTGCGCCGGGCGCGCTGCTTGTCGCCGCGCTGGTTGGGCTGCATGTGACGGCGGCGCGGCCGGCCGTTCGCGAGTTCCTCGATTTCTATCCTTACATTGTCCTCGTGCTCGGCGCGCTGCTCGCCCTGCGCTTTCATTCCAGCCGCAGCCTGTTCGCATTGGCTGCGCTCGCTTTGGCCGCGCGATATTCGCTGCCCGCAGCTCCCGCGGTCACGCGCGGCTTCGTCGCCGTGCTGTTGCCGATGAACCTGGCCGCGATCACCTGCGTTCGCGAGCGCGGCGTGCTGACACCTGCTGCCGCGGTGCGCATCGGCACGCTCGCCTGCCAGGCCGTGCTGGTCAGCGTGCTCTCCCGCCCCGAGATCGCGTGGACGCACTGGATCGCGCATCCGCTGCTGCCCTGGGCTGCGGCGACGCTCGCCGGGTTCATGGTCTTGCTGCGGTTCGTCGCGGTTGCCGATCCGCTGACCGCCGCCTTTCTCTGGTGCGTGCCGTCGTACCTCGTCGCGCAGGCGGCGAACAGCACGCCGATGCGCAACGCGGTCTTCGCCACCGCCGGCGCGGTCGTGCTGCTCGGCCTGGTCGAGCGCGGATACCGCCTCGCCTACCACGACGCGCTCACCGGCCTCCCCGGTCGCCGCGCCTTCGACGAAATGGCCGCCGAGCTGCCCGAGATCTACTCGGTTGCGCTAGTGGACGTGGACCACTTCAAAAAGTTCAACGATCTTTACGGACACGAAACCGGCGACCAGGTGTTGCGCATGGTCGCCTCGCGGCTGGCGCGCGTCGGCGATGGCGGACGCGCGTTCCGCTGGGGAGGCGAAGAGTTCGTGCTCGTCTTCCCCGGACGCACCGTCGATCAAGCCCTCGACGAAGCCGACGAAATCCGCCAAGCCATTGCCGACAGCAGCTTCGTTGTGCGCAGTCCCGATCGCCGCAAGAAAGGCCCGAACGACCGAGGTCCCGTTCGCATGACGGAGAAGGAAGCAGCGGTCACAGTAAGCATGGGACTGGCTGATCCGGCCCGCGGACGGCTCACGGTCGACCAGGTCGTGCACGTGGCTGATCAGGCGTTGTACTTCGCGAAAGAGTCGGGCCGCAATCGCATCGAGACAATGCGATCGCTCGTGCGGCACCGCAAAGCGGCGGGCGTGGGGAAGCTGCGCTCAGCGCAGTGA
- a CDS encoding cyclopropane-fatty-acyl-phospholipid synthase family protein: MPARLFSALSRWGLEQLHRRLGSVPLRVSLNGVEKQFSDAPPVAKLEISGLGKLLALARAPELTFGDGYSDGSIRLEGDLLAALEAVYHSLQRRRRGWRTTLEDALLRMTQRNTEDGSRRNIHHHYDLRTDFYQLWLDRELLYTCAYFPTPETGLEDAQTAKMDHVARKLKLRPGEKVVEAGSGWGSLALHMARNYGVKVRAYNVSHEQIAYAQRRARLLGLSERVEFVEDDYRNIEAGYDVFVSVGMLEHVGLANYDEFGRVIRRAVGEVGRGLLHFIGRNRPAPLSVWIRKRIFPGAYPPTLKEMMDILEPANYAVLDVENLRLHYAKTLEHWLERFERNRERVESMFDEKFARAWRLYLTGSLAAFRVGTLQLFQVVFAGPECNAIPWTRAHVYDAASVATQPQEALIEQWTAAT, from the coding sequence ATGCCTGCTCGTCTCTTTTCGGCCCTCAGCCGTTGGGGCCTGGAACAACTTCACCGCAGACTAGGCAGCGTACCGCTTCGCGTCTCGCTCAACGGCGTCGAGAAACAATTTTCCGACGCCCCACCGGTTGCAAAACTGGAAATCTCAGGATTAGGGAAGCTGCTGGCCCTCGCGCGAGCTCCGGAGCTCACTTTCGGCGATGGCTACAGTGACGGCAGCATCCGCCTCGAAGGCGACCTGCTAGCCGCCCTCGAAGCCGTATATCACTCGTTGCAGCGGCGTCGGCGCGGATGGCGCACCACCCTGGAAGACGCGCTTCTGCGCATGACGCAGCGCAACACCGAAGACGGGTCGCGCCGCAACATTCATCACCACTACGACCTCCGCACCGACTTCTATCAGCTCTGGCTCGACCGCGAGCTGCTCTACACGTGCGCCTACTTCCCCACTCCGGAGACCGGCCTGGAAGACGCGCAGACAGCGAAGATGGACCACGTGGCGCGCAAGCTGAAGCTTCGTCCCGGCGAAAAAGTGGTCGAAGCAGGCAGCGGATGGGGCTCCCTGGCACTGCACATGGCGCGCAACTATGGCGTGAAAGTGCGCGCCTACAACGTTTCGCACGAGCAGATTGCCTATGCGCAGCGCCGCGCCCGCCTGCTCGGCTTGAGCGAACGCGTGGAGTTCGTGGAAGACGACTACCGCAACATCGAAGCAGGCTACGACGTATTCGTCTCGGTCGGCATGCTCGAGCACGTGGGCCTCGCCAACTACGATGAATTCGGCCGCGTCATCCGCCGCGCTGTCGGCGAAGTGGGACGCGGGCTGCTGCACTTCATCGGACGCAACCGCCCCGCGCCCCTCAGTGTCTGGATCCGCAAGCGTATCTTTCCGGGAGCGTATCCGCCGACCTTGAAAGAGATGATGGACATCCTCGAGCCCGCGAACTACGCCGTGCTCGACGTGGAAAACCTGCGCCTTCACTACGCCAAGACCCTCGAGCACTGGCTGGAGCGCTTTGAGCGCAATCGCGAGCGCGTGGAAAGCATGTTCGACGAGAAGTTCGCGCGCGCGTGGCGCCTGTATCTGACGGGATCGCTGGCTGCATTCCGCGTGGGCACACTCCAGCTCTTCCAGGTCGTTTTTGCCGGGCCCGAGTGCAACGCCATCCCGTGGACGCGGGCCCACGTTTACGACGCGGCGTCGGTTGCCACCCAACCTCAGGAGGCCCTAATCGAACAATGGACCGCTGCGACGTAG
- a CDS encoding NAD(P)/FAD-dependent oxidoreductase, with product MDRCDVAIIGGGPAGSSCAWELVRRGLRVVVLDRQKFPRDKVCAGWITPLVIDELRIDPRDYARGRVFQPITAFRTGVIGGGEISSNYGRVVSYGIRRCEFDHYLVMRSGAGVIAGGLQSLERENGQWIINKSLRASALVGAGGHFCPVARHLGARQDGEPVVAAKEIEFAMSPVQAQQCSVRPEAPELFFCRDMKGYGWCFRKGDFLNLGLGRVAQHGLNTHIGEFVEWLKACGKAPLDLPSAWRGHAYLLYEATGRRVLDDGVLLIGDSAGLAYAQSGEGIRPAIESGLIAAQVIAEAAGDYSRAKLAPYEQRLRERFGSEPQTSALGRLMPGSIVAAAGRLLLRTTWFSRSVVLDQWFLRLGSDAPIGGSEATVGEVLTTASA from the coding sequence ATGGACCGCTGCGACGTAGCCATCATCGGAGGCGGACCAGCAGGGTCCTCGTGTGCGTGGGAGTTGGTGCGGCGCGGTCTGCGCGTGGTCGTCCTGGACCGGCAGAAATTTCCGCGCGACAAAGTCTGTGCCGGCTGGATCACGCCGCTCGTGATCGACGAGCTGCGGATTGATCCGCGCGATTACGCCCGTGGCCGCGTCTTCCAGCCGATTACGGCCTTCCGCACCGGCGTGATCGGCGGCGGCGAAATCTCCAGCAACTATGGCCGCGTGGTCAGCTACGGCATCCGGCGGTGCGAGTTCGATCACTATCTGGTCATGCGGTCCGGTGCCGGCGTGATCGCCGGCGGCCTGCAATCACTTGAGCGCGAAAACGGCCAGTGGATCATCAACAAGAGCCTGCGGGCGTCCGCGCTCGTCGGCGCCGGCGGGCACTTCTGCCCCGTGGCGCGCCACCTCGGCGCCCGTCAGGATGGCGAACCGGTCGTCGCTGCAAAAGAAATTGAATTTGCCATGTCGCCCGTGCAAGCGCAGCAGTGCTCGGTTCGGCCCGAAGCGCCCGAGCTGTTCTTCTGCCGCGACATGAAGGGCTACGGCTGGTGCTTCCGCAAAGGCGACTTCCTCAACCTCGGTCTCGGCCGCGTGGCGCAGCACGGGCTGAACACGCACATCGGGGAGTTCGTCGAATGGCTGAAGGCCTGCGGCAAGGCGCCGCTCGATCTGCCGTCTGCCTGGCGCGGCCACGCCTATCTGCTCTACGAGGCCACCGGGCGGCGCGTGCTCGACGACGGCGTGCTGCTCATCGGCGACTCGGCCGGACTCGCGTACGCACAGAGCGGCGAGGGCATCCGGCCGGCGATCGAGTCAGGGTTGATCGCCGCGCAGGTGATCGCCGAAGCCGCCGGCGATTATTCCCGCGCCAAGCTGGCGCCCTACGAGCAGCGCCTGCGCGAACGCTTCGGCAGCGAGCCGCAGACGAGCGCCCTCGGCCGGCTCATGCCCGGTTCCATCGTCGCCGCCGCCGGACGCCTGCTGCTCCGAACCACCTGGTTCTCGCGGTCGGTCGTCCTTGACCAATGGTTCCTGCGCCTGGGCAGCGACGCTCCCATCGGCGGTTCAGAAGCGACAGTCGGCGAAGTGCTCACCACCGCCAGCGCCTGA
- a CDS encoding S9 family peptidase has product MRKESAGLATASLLLVVAAFAQGLSATSAKEVLSWKSIENVELSPDGQQIIYTIREPDWQQNRFAKSIWVTNVAAGSQPVPLTASDKSEDPRFPGEKGDAPRWSPDGSRIAFLSSREGAPQIWTVDRPGGTPERLTNAAGGVLSFSWSPDSKRIGYIVRNAKKGDFESGRQADKDAGIVVDKWSFVVYKLLNNTTFLQLDQRNELWVVDVAGKKAEPVITDLHVTQFAWSPDGNQIAAVVQTTPGLANQRTDILIHSLDTGKSEVILSGTGGEMSDNTSSYSNPIWSPDGKALAVVYRNLARRWQTKSQLGIYHFDQKQYTPVPGADRFVLYQPRFMWVEPGQMLLENTVHASRRLFSVSLRDGLMTPLGTHDGSESLHSVSRDGKTVAFVRESTSHRPEIFISHAPFSSAKQVTRINDSDQPNLPGFERVHWTSRDGTVVEGWLAKPPSFDPAKKYPLIVFVHGGPGFAVPEAYEMFVEWPYPYRLAASRGYVVLFPNYRGTGSYSDSFSTPDDLAKEPADDVVTGVEFMISKGFVDEERIGIAGHSHGAWLGPLVLVQNPKLFRAASFAEGGLDLISAYGQMPGWLNMNIHDYYYGGSPFDSLQRYIAISPMFHVAGLTTPTLLEFGDQSLAVQGLEFETALWRCGVPSELILYPKTGHNLSRPNQEAEAMERNLDWFDYWLLGRKDAAPSKQQQYERWQSAALKAKSQRESHSCSPSGVQLQLKEGRP; this is encoded by the coding sequence ATGAGGAAAGAATCGGCCGGTCTTGCCACAGCCTCCCTGCTGCTTGTCGTCGCAGCATTCGCTCAAGGGCTCTCGGCGACCAGCGCGAAAGAGGTGCTCAGCTGGAAGAGCATTGAGAATGTCGAGCTCTCGCCCGATGGCCAGCAGATCATCTACACAATAAGGGAGCCCGACTGGCAGCAGAACCGGTTTGCAAAGTCGATCTGGGTAACGAATGTTGCGGCAGGCAGCCAGCCAGTTCCCTTGACTGCTTCCGACAAGTCAGAGGATCCGCGGTTTCCCGGCGAGAAAGGCGACGCTCCCCGCTGGTCACCGGACGGATCCCGCATTGCATTCCTTTCCTCGCGCGAGGGCGCGCCCCAGATCTGGACGGTTGACCGCCCGGGCGGCACGCCCGAACGACTAACCAATGCCGCGGGCGGCGTGCTGTCGTTTTCGTGGTCACCAGACAGCAAGAGAATCGGCTATATCGTGCGCAACGCCAAGAAAGGTGACTTTGAATCGGGACGTCAAGCCGACAAAGATGCCGGTATTGTCGTTGATAAATGGAGCTTCGTGGTCTACAAGCTCCTGAACAACACTACGTTTCTTCAGCTCGATCAGCGAAACGAACTCTGGGTCGTCGATGTGGCAGGCAAGAAGGCCGAGCCGGTTATCACCGACCTCCATGTCACGCAGTTCGCATGGTCACCGGACGGGAATCAGATCGCGGCAGTTGTCCAAACGACGCCCGGCCTTGCCAACCAGCGGACGGACATTCTGATTCACTCGCTCGATACCGGGAAATCAGAGGTGATCCTTAGCGGTACCGGCGGCGAGATGTCGGACAACACCAGCAGCTACTCGAATCCGATCTGGTCTCCGGATGGAAAGGCGCTCGCCGTTGTCTACAGAAACCTGGCGAGGCGGTGGCAAACAAAGTCGCAACTCGGAATCTATCACTTTGACCAAAAGCAGTACACGCCGGTTCCCGGCGCAGACCGCTTCGTGCTCTACCAGCCGCGGTTCATGTGGGTCGAGCCCGGCCAAATGCTTCTGGAAAACACTGTGCACGCCAGCCGCCGGTTGTTCTCCGTGTCGCTTCGAGATGGATTGATGACCCCGTTGGGAACTCACGACGGCAGTGAGAGTCTGCACAGTGTTTCGCGTGACGGGAAGACAGTTGCCTTTGTTCGCGAATCCACCAGCCATCGCCCAGAGATCTTTATCAGCCACGCGCCCTTCAGTTCTGCGAAGCAAGTGACACGAATAAACGACTCCGATCAACCAAACCTGCCGGGATTCGAACGTGTGCATTGGACATCGCGCGACGGCACCGTCGTGGAGGGCTGGCTCGCCAAGCCACCCAGTTTCGATCCCGCCAAGAAGTATCCCCTGATCGTCTTTGTTCATGGAGGGCCGGGATTCGCAGTGCCTGAAGCCTACGAAATGTTCGTTGAATGGCCCTATCCTTACCGCCTCGCGGCTTCACGAGGATATGTGGTCCTGTTTCCGAACTACCGCGGCACAGGCTCGTACTCCGACTCGTTCAGTACACCTGACGACTTGGCCAAAGAGCCGGCGGATGATGTTGTGACCGGCGTCGAGTTCATGATCAGCAAAGGTTTTGTCGACGAGGAAAGAATTGGAATCGCAGGACACAGCCATGGAGCTTGGCTGGGTCCGCTGGTCCTGGTACAAAACCCGAAGCTGTTCCGGGCAGCATCATTTGCGGAAGGAGGGCTGGACCTCATCTCCGCCTACGGCCAAATGCCCGGATGGCTGAACATGAACATTCACGACTACTACTACGGCGGGTCGCCCTTCGATTCGCTCCAGCGCTATATCGCGATCTCGCCCATGTTCCACGTAGCTGGCCTGACGACACCCACGCTTCTTGAATTCGGCGATCAAAGTCTTGCCGTGCAAGGATTGGAATTCGAAACCGCACTTTGGCGATGCGGTGTGCCCAGTGAACTCATTCTCTATCCGAAAACTGGTCATAACCTGTCCCGCCCAAACCAGGAAGCGGAAGCTATGGAGCGCAACCTCGATTGGTTCGACTATTGGTTGCTAGGTCGTAAAGACGCGGCGCCCTCGAAGCAGCAGCAGTATGAGCGTTGGCAATCCGCGGCACTGAAAGCGAAATCACAGCGTGAATCGCACTCGTGCTCCCCATCCGGCGTGCAACTCCAGCTCAAGGAGGGCCGGCCCTGA